Sequence from the bacterium genome:
CGGGGTCAACACAACGGACCCGAACTTCAAGTACCCGCAGTACCTGGGCATGTCCCTCGGGTTCGACCGTCAGCTCCCGTACAACACGGTGCTGACCGTCGAGGGCATGTACCGGAAGGCGATCAACGGCGTGCTGGTCCGCGACCTCAACCTCAAGGGGCCGCGGATGGTGAATGGTCAGCCCTACCGTGACCGGGAGGGGCGCGTGCTGTACGCGGACACGATCCTGCCGGACGGGAGGGTCCAGAACGATGGCCAGCGCGTCATCGCATCGCTGACGGAAGGCATCATCGACGTGACGAATCAGTCCGAGGACTACAACTACAGCCTCTCGGTGCAACTCAACCGCCGGTTCTCCGAGTCGTTCGAGGCGACTGTCGGGTACACGTACATGCAGTCCAAGGACGTCCAGAGCCTGACCTCCGACCGCGCGATCTCGAACTGGCGGAACGGCCGGCAGCTCTCGACGTCCCACGACGACCTGACGCCGACGACGTCGTACTTCGAGCGGCCGCACCGGATCGTGGCCTACGGCACGTACACGCTGCCGTGGAAGCTCACGGACATCTCGGTGTACTACGAAGGGATCTCGGGCACGCCCATCACGTACACGGCGACCGCGGATCTGAACGGCGATGGGTGGGCGAACGACCCCATCTACGTGCCGCGGGACGCCACGGATCCGAACGAGATCCGGATCGGCACCGGTGTCGGGACGGCTTTTGAGCCGGACCCGGATGCCGCGCGTGCCTTCGAGGACTTCATCAAGAAGCAGCGCTGCCTGGACAAGCAGCGCGGCAAGATCATGGAGCGGAACAGCTGCCGGAGCCCGTTCCAGCACCGGCTGGACGTCTCGATCCGGCAGTCGATCCCGCAGTTCCGTGGGAACCAGCTCACGGTGCAGCTCGACATCTTCAACTTCCTCAACTTCCTGAACAGGGATTGGGGCCTGATCAAGCTGCCCACGCTGAGCCCGACGTTCCCGGACCAGCGTGTTCTGATCCACCAGCGCCGGAACCCGGGGCCGTTGAGCGAGTCGGTCCCGACGTACCAGTTGGATCCGAAGGTGTGGAAGGACGGCGCGGGGCCGTTCGATGCCGTGGCGAACTCGAGCTACTACCAGATGCAGCTCACGGTCCGCTACGCCTTCTGATCCCGGTATCGGGCCGGCCCCGGCCGCGGCGGCCCCGATCCTGGTGGGAAACGCGAGCGCTCCCGCCCCGTGCGGGGGCGCTTCGCGTTTCCTGGGGAGGGCTGGCCCTCACGGCGTCATCGTGCGATCTTTCGGCCATGCAGCGAGCGAGGAGCGGGATGCGGGAGGAGCGGGCGTGAGGGTGGCGGCACGTCGGGGCGCGAAGCGGCGCTCGACGCTGGCTCTCGTGCTGGCCGGTTTCCTCGCGGCGTGCGGGCCGGGCCAGCCGCCGGCGCCCGCCCGGCAGGAGCCGCCGGGGACATGGGAGGGCGCGGCGGAGTCGCCAGCGCCCGGGCAAGCGGGCGAGTCCGCCGGCGGGCAGGGAGCGGACCCGGCGGCGTCCCTCACCATCACCGTGCTCCGCGTCACCTCCACGGCCGGCGGCGGGGACGCGATCCTCGTGGCGGACTCGGCGGCAGAGCCGCCGCGTCACGTGCTGATTGACGCCGGAGACGACGCCACTGCGGCGCGTTTCCTGCGCGAGGCCGGGATCGAAGCCCTGGACCTGCTCGTTCTCACCCATGCACACCACGACCACTACGGCGGCATGGACGAGGTGCTGGACGCCGTACAAGTTCGCGCGTTCGCCTTCAACGGCCAGGTCCGGAGCGCCGTCACCTATCGCCGGCTGCTGGAGCGAGTCGAGCGTGAGGTGCCGCTCATCATCGTCGTGGACTCTGTGAGACGCGTGCGGCTCGGGGAAGGGGAAGACGCGACCACGCTCACGCTGATCCCTCCGCTCCCCACGCACCTGCACGAGGACACGGACCACGGCGAGCGCCTCAACGAGGGCTCACTCGCCGTGCGCGTCGAGCGCGGCGGCTTCTCCTTCTTGACGACCGGCGATGCCGAGCACGCGGCGAACCGCCGCTTCGCCACGCTGTTCCCCTCGCTGGTGGACGTGGACGTGCTGAAGCTGGGGCACCACGGTTCGACGGACGCGACGGACCGGGCGTGGCTCGCCGCCACGACGCCCGCCGTCGCGATCATCAGCGCGAACGGGACCACGCATCCGCACGCACCGGTCCTCGCGCTCGTGAAGCGGCTCGGCATCCCGCTGTACTGCACACCCCAGCACGGTACCGTGCGCATCCGGGTCGGACCGGAGGGCGCCTATCGCATCACGACAGAGCTGCCGGCCGACCGCGCGTGCGAGCCAGGGAGATCACGATGAGCGGGGAGCGCCTGGAGGAGAGCCCGCAGGGCCGCCTGGAGGAGCACCGGGTCGTGGTGGACCGGTTCGAGGGAGACCTGGCCGTCGTCGAGGTGGACGGCGACCGGTTCCTGGACCTGCCGCGGTGGTTGCTTCCGCCCGGCACCCGCGAGGACGACGTCGTCGCTCTCACGATCCGCGTCTCACCCGATGGCTCCGTGACGTGCACCGCCCGCGTGGATGCAGGGGCGACCGCGGCGGCGCGGGCGGAGGCGGAGCGCCTCATCGAGCGGCTCAGGCAGAAGGATCCGGGCGGCGACATCGTCCTGTGACGGCGCCCGGGCCCCGCCGGGCCGAACCCTGCTCTCCGCCTCCCCGCAACCGTCCTTCGAGATCCGCTCCTGCGCGCCTCAGCGGCCCGGCGCGGCCGAGAGCGCCGCCTCCGCCTCGGCGGTCAACGCCGCGATCTCACGCTTCACCGACTCCACCATCGCCACCTTCTCCTGCCAGTGCAGGAACGCGCTCTGGAACCCCATCACCGCGATGTCACACAGCTCTTCCCACGTGAAGCCGAGGTACTTGTGCGCGCGCCAGTACTCCTCGGTCACCGTGGTGGCGCTCATCAGCCGGTTGTCCGTGTTGAGCGTGACCACCAGGCCTTCGTCGTAGTAGAGCCGGAGCGGGTGCTCCTCGAAGCTCGGGACCGCACGAGTCTGGACGTTCGAGGTGAGGCAGATCTCCAGCGGGATGCGGAAGTCGTTGACGTACTGCATGAGGTCCGGGTCCTCGAACAGACGCGTGCCGTGGCCGATGCGGTTCGCCTTGCAGTAGTGCAGCGCCTGATGGATCGACTCCGGCCCGTAGGCCTCGCCCGCGTGGATCGTCGTGGCGATGTTCCGGTTGATCACCGTGTAGAACGCGTCCTTGTGCTTCTTGGCCGGGTAGTTGTATTCGGCGCCAGCGAGGTCGAAGGCGACGACCCCACGGTTCTTGAAGGCCACGGTCAGATCCGCGAGGTCGCGGGACGTCTCAGGGCTCATGTTGCGGATGCCGCAGATGATGAGTCCTGTGCGGATGTCGAAGTCCTGCTCGGCACGGCGCAATCCGCGCAGCGGCGCTTCGACCGCCTCCGTCACCGGCATTCCTTTCTCGGTGTGGAGGATCGGCGAAAAGCGGACCTCCATGTAACGGACGTTCTCCCGCGCGGCGTCCTCGGCCAGCTCGTACGCGATGCGCTCGAGCGCGTCCGGGGTCTGCATCACGCGGAGCGTGACGTCGAACCGGGCAAGGTAGTCCACGAGCGAGTGCGCGTCCTTCACGTGCATGTAGTCGCGCAGCTCCTCGGGATCCATCGTCGGCAGCTCGACCCCCTGTTCCCGGGCCAGCTCCACCATCGTCTCGGGTCGGAGCGAGCCGTCCAGGTGGACGTGCAGGTCGGTCTTGGGCAGTCTCTCGAGCAACTCTCGGGTCACCGGGATCATGAGTCTCTCGCAGTCAGGGTTCGGGATTGTCGGGCCGCGGGGGCGCCGTGCTGCCGACAGCCGTTCGCCCGGCCGCCGTGGCGGCGGAACGGAAACGGCCGTCGCGCGGCGGCCGCACGGGCTGCGGCAGGGTGTTCAGGTAGTCGAGCAGTGCTTCCGCCGGCGCGCGGCCGATGTCCTCGCGCACGAGCGCCTGGGCGAGGACGGGAGGAGCGTTGGCCGCATCCATGAGGTCCGCTGGCACGGCGACCG
This genomic interval carries:
- a CDS encoding DUF3006 domain-containing protein, translating into MSGERLEESPQGRLEEHRVVVDRFEGDLAVVEVDGDRFLDLPRWLLPPGTREDDVVALTIRVSPDGSVTCTARVDAGATAAARAEAERLIERLRQKDPGGDIVL
- the add gene encoding adenosine deaminase → MIPVTRELLERLPKTDLHVHLDGSLRPETMVELAREQGVELPTMDPEELRDYMHVKDAHSLVDYLARFDVTLRVMQTPDALERIAYELAEDAARENVRYMEVRFSPILHTEKGMPVTEAVEAPLRGLRRAEQDFDIRTGLIICGIRNMSPETSRDLADLTVAFKNRGVVAFDLAGAEYNYPAKKHKDAFYTVINRNIATTIHAGEAYGPESIHQALHYCKANRIGHGTRLFEDPDLMQYVNDFRIPLEICLTSNVQTRAVPSFEEHPLRLYYDEGLVVTLNTDNRLMSATTVTEEYWRAHKYLGFTWEELCDIAVMGFQSAFLHWQEKVAMVESVKREIAALTAEAEAALSAAPGR